From the genome of Vairimorpha necatrix chromosome 8, complete sequence:
tatgttTAGCTTAACAAAGAATGCTCAAAATGAAACAAATTtgttaatataattatagaGGTTTTAACTTTTTATCTCAAATGTATGtttatgtataaattttttagtcaTTTTAGAATAAAGAATGAAATAACTATAGACATAcatttatttgtatttatttgtaaaatgtttggtttaatatattatttaatgagaatttttaatttttatgaatgtGTTATAGTTTAAATTCTTCAATTTTTCCTTTTgtgaaatttataagaataaaCTTATTGTTTAATacaaaagttttattaaaacgatattaaaaataaagtttttaccctaaaatgttttttaatattttattagttttCGGTTCTACAATAGAAAATTGCTCAATTACCTTAAAACAATCGTTTAATGAAGAATTAACAGACGAATTTCCGCTTGATCTAACATTTAAACCAAAAAAGAAGGAGTatgaaaatgaaaaatatcaattaaaatcttcaaaTGTGACAGAAActatcaataaaattacgAACGCTTACAGCGAAGAATGTAAGAAACCTTCAgaatcattaaaaaaaccgACTAAATTGGgacatttattaaattttttaagtcgTATAAAAATGACACATATTTTAACTGAAAGTGTTGAACTACATGAAGATAGATCGTATATTAGTGACCAAagtacaatttttaatgatttgTTAGAGAAATGGAAAagtgaaaatataatggtATTAGAAATCCATAAACCGTGTAAATTTGTAGATCCTGATTATAATAAgaagtatatatatacacataaatatatcaatatttatcaaaataatttctgtaaaatattaacttTTTACTTGCCTCAAATCAGAAATAAGATAGAATGTTCTACAATTCAagaaatatctaaaaatctaataattgatattataaatacattatGTTGTGGAATGTCATATTTTGAACAGCTTAGGCctcataaattaaattatgtaTATCATAGCAATACATTAATACACCTATATAAGTTGTTGGTCGATAGATTTCCCTACctatttaattgttttaatatatgtaagaaatttatagatttgTATGAAATGATTATTCAAcattatataaagaaaGTATCTAATTCGTACGAAGTGGAACTTATATTGTATAATATGTCAAAAAACctaaaacttttaatacATAGACGggaaaattttctaaaaaatgtaaaagaaattattttaatacttgaaaattttaaattggttcaataaattctaatgatttactaaatttagtattttgtagatttaaagtatttaaTACTTAATAATGTTAAAAGTTTACCTTTACCGATAATggtttaatatattttttaatttttcgaaaataaaaaagtaaatttaaatttgtaatattattaaatcttatATAGGACATGTAGTAAATTCAATTGCAtcctttataaaatattaaaattaagatTCAAAACCAAATTATGctcattataaataaatctatattcTTTTGAGAATATGTCGGTATTTGTAAAGAGTTAAACATACGGGAGAAGTATTTAGAGGTATGAATGTTAATTAACAAAACACTGCcttaaaattgaaatattagtaaaaacttcttataaaataagaaaaaaggGATGCGCGCCTAATCGGacctttttaaatatttagaacAATACCcgtaattaaaaagttactgtgtacaatataaaaattctaagacaaaaatctttatttaatgtctttatattgattttttgatgtttttgtataattattaaaaataagaaacaATTATAGTTGTTCCATATGAACAATtcaacaaaataataactgcatttaaattaaaaaaaacaaatatattatgatattattttagaaattactCTGTCAGTAAAatccaaaaaatattatgcattataaaagaattgaAATTAGAAAGCATACAAATACAACAAAGGCTCGTGGTATACTGTAACCCATTAAACCTTTGAATTTATAATCTGAACAGTTAATTTATCCTTTTGAAGTTGGCATATATTCATGAAATCTTAACCAccattaattttttacatattaaaaaactaaaaatcaGATTTTGAATggacaaaaattatagttttttttccattttgaAGTTTAcgtaaatttaattacgTGGGTAAATTCAGCGTTAGCGTCCAAAAATGACACGTGtcaaagtttttaaaaattaccttttttgaaaaaaaccAGGGAATgacaataaataaagaattaatgatttttattagcattttataataagaaatgctaatagaaatatataaaatgtgGCTGTGAGCaagtattaaataaaaggtTTATTTTAGAAGCAGATTTTAATAGCAAAGatagatttttaaattaaatatattatttattttaaatagtaAACTAAATCATTTACatctgtaaaaaaataaaaagtggATCATTTAGGTTAAACACAACTCAAAATTGAGATTGTTGGGTTGTAACGTTAAAACGTAAGTTACatcaaagaaaatttttagaaatttattataagtTTGAATAACCTAGTACAGATATAAATTGATGAGATAGTTGTAGAGATATACAAAAGTAAGTTTGGTAAAGCCAAATATAAAAGGAAGACTGGCATATGGGAGTTAGTTGTTGATGAATGCATTAAGAATCaaagtaataaaatatagtctatgtaaatataaaaaaaacaaatatacaTTGTTCCCAAAATTGAGAAAGCGtgtaaaactttaaatCCGTAATTTGTTAAGATATGTGGGTGCCTATATAACCTTAAAGAGGCTAATAAGGTTCAGAAAACTTGCAAATCACAGTCAAGATTTTAGGAATATCAAAACAGGTTCCCAGAAAAAAATCACTAGAAGTTTCTATTTTCAATAGGTTAAGGACAACCCTTGTCAAATAATTtgactttttatattattagaaGTAATGAGCTATACGGCGCAACTGAagcaaaatatataaaagtattattttgatataaCCAACATTCCTCGTTAATTCTAATacattcatttttttattatatgttTTGAGGGATTTGAGGTTTGCttcttattaattttttttaaagagggcaatttttaaaaattttatacttgtcattttttactataatgctgattttatcaaattatGTCAtcaattttctaaaaattgatgaaatgatttttaattttgaagtTTCAGGTAGTTTCTATTTGTAAATGTATTAACAATAACTTTTTGCTTATCTCTGTATTTGATAGCTACAAAACAGCTGCGggaaaaaaacaagaaaaaattataaaattatattctaaatttgaaggcttttatttataatccttctttttttgtaattatcTAAGATATTCAAGaacatttatatattagctttattaattttgacAGGTgttaaaaaagacaaagaaGGTTTTAAAACCTTTTGACATAAATTAACAgtaaattcaaatttttttaaacttttttttgcttttatttaagttttttatttacccCATTCAtgcttttatatattttattagtagTCGGCTCCAACCTACAAAATGATCAGAAATCAGATCAGTGGAGAGAATGGgatgatttaaaaaacgaagtTCTTAACGAAATTAATTTTGGTCGCCAACGagttgaaaatataaattcaagtcaaatattttcttcaaatattgaaaaaatctGTCATAAAAGCCCACGGTCTTGCTACGAAAACTTTTCATCGTCAACAGAATCTGCAAGTACGAATAATGACTCAgtgttttttacatttatatCTGATTTTTTGCATTGTATGAAGACAGATTATCTAAAAAGTGAAACCTGCagaataaaagaaaatataccAAATGTCTATAATTGTactaaaatgttttttgatCTATTGGAGACATGGGAAAATGAGAAACTTGATAgcatcaaaattaaaagaaataacaAATTTCCAGATAATGATTCTTACAtcaaatatcaaaaaattagcAAAAGAATGGCCAGGTGGTTTAACAACTTTtcacaaataaaaactattcACTTGCctcaaataataaaaaaattggcAGAGTCTTCTATTGATACATATTCTAAAGCATCAATTATCGAAAACACAAATTGTACAATTCGTGCGATGGcttattttgaaaaacttagacctaaaaattttagttttagGCGCAATACAGACACGTTAAACCTTTATTATACGACTATGCTTGATAGATTTCCATATCTATTTGATTACTTTAATTTATGTGGAAgatttgtatatttatatggCCTGCTTATTGAgctatatattaaaaaagtgAACGAATCGTCTGaaatggaaaaaatattatacaaCATGTCAATTAACTTAAATgttgtattaaaatattctaataactttttaaaagatcTACAAACAATGTTAACAATGTTAGAACATCTCGAACCGGCAATTAAATAGtttaatttcataaaatacaatatttttgttgataataactttaaaaattttacattcgtttttttattctataaTCACCAGTTtgtacattttattaaaaagacaacaaaaaaaaatataaaagctAAATACTTTAAATCTAATTCTATAAGAGGTTAGAAAcgtaattaataaatacgaaagaaaaaatttgcgATTATTTGTGATTCTTTCCTactttaatgttttttatattcgtttttaaaaaaaatgctttaagttttaaagtatatatttaattgcAAAATTTATCTGAAGCTCggattttgtttattaacATCTGGATTCATCATAGtaactttaaattttcatctGTGAAGataattgaaattttttaaaaaaaaaaatttattttaaaaatgtatacttttttaaatttacgtgaaaatattatattgtaGCAAAAGACAAAAACAGTTCCGtgtttaattatataatatttctgGTTCATTTTTGGCATAGTAATAAGTCAATATCGAATTTTAtctttgatattattttaatagcCCTATATAAAGATTGCATATTTACTCTGGatttacttatttttttttaatttcttaaatgtTTTCTGTTTTCTAAAAAGAATGTAACAGTAGTGGCTATCGTAAAAAGCACAAAAAGCTGAAacttgtttttaatttacacATTAATATATGTGATGACTAAATCAAGTGCGTATTAAAGATTTGTAATTTGAATAATCTATGTTATCgtgtaataaaataaatatttacgttattttattgtagTTAATCAAACACATACAACGAAAACTATaatatttagattttaatGGTAAAAATTCGCTTattacaattaaaaatagtaGTGATTTCAAGGTAATAGttgaatttaaatattattgaatAGAAAACATCGTCtaataatgattttttgaataatttttcCATATTTAcatctaaaaatatgagtatttttaaatgttgaagtattgttttaaatacatcTATATAATACTATCTCTAGATTTTCATCTATTTTGAAACACAAATTCCTAAACTTTAACATCTTTACAAACTATCTAGTAACATAGCATCAAAtgatttatctttttaaaaaaaaaatttcagtATTAAAACTTGTTATGAACTCTCAAAAAACCTTTAACATCACTTGCAATCACAATAGATAGATTTtatcaattattttattacacACTAATTTCTActttatgtaaaaattaggataaattgtttaatttttttttttttaaatttttttgtgcaTTTGTGTATATAGATTTTAAagttctaaaatatttgggatgaataaatttattcgtTCTTTAGCACtttctattttaaaaaacaaaaatattataaatattataactTTTAATACAGATATTTACTCAGTTCTATGTTGAAggataaagaaataaaaatgtacGCATATATATTGTGAGGTAATGTAGAATATCAATACAACAGAGCTACCCGAGAACTagaaaaatgaattataataatataacatCTGCGAAGTGGCATCACagcatttaaaatatcttgacaataaataatattggAATTTACGATTCTTGAACAAATAGGTTTTTCATTCCTAAGACAAATATGTATAAGATTCAAAATTTagtttacataaaaataattaaaaatttagaaaaactGATTTGTGATTAATATcttagataaaaaaatgtattacagtaataaaaaacataaaatcaaaatttatttttatctaaattatt
Proteins encoded in this window:
- a CDS encoding putative SP-containing protein, producing the protein MLLYILLVVGSNLQNDQKSDQWREWDDLKNEVLNEINFGRQRVENINSSQIFSSNIEKICHKSPRSCYENFSSSTESASTNNDSVFFTFISDFLHCMKTDYLKSETCRIKENIPNVYNCTKMFFDLLETWENEKLDSIKIKRNNKFPDNDSYIKYQKISKRMARWFNNFSQIKTIHLPQIIKKLAESSIDTYSKASIIENTNCTIRAMAYFEKLRPKNFSFRRNTDTLNLYYTTMLDRFPYLFDYFNLCGRFVYLYGLLIELYIKKVNESSEMEKILYNMSINLNVVLKYSNNFLKDLQTMLTMLEHLEPAIK